The Metopolophium dirhodum isolate CAU chromosome 4, ASM1992520v1, whole genome shotgun sequence DNA window TGGATTACAGCGAAAGTACATTGTACAAGacacaagtatataatataattattatacagtaagTATACTTAACAACATAATTATTCAACCTTTCCATTTTAGAAAAATCACGATAAACACCTAAGTATAGGTACtcctatttttgttatttttacatttttcaaaaaatttttatgtCAATCTTCTTATTTTAAGGGGATCGGTGGTGATCAGTTTTTAAGGGGTTCGAAAtaggcaattttcaaattaaaaactactaTTTCTGACCACAAGTTGTACGGTTGATAAtagtatcaaaaaaattatgtttaaaattattcatgtatgtcattttttatcaaactaaaaTTCAGTAATAAAGTAAATAACACCAAACATCCCTATAACCATTAATCATAGACcatatatatggtatattatatataacatgtattttgtattgatttgttataaattctataaaattacaataaaacagataaataatcataataaataaaaaaaatgcttggTTACTGGTTacagtagtaaataataaacatacatatattttcacttggacaagtacctatttaatattaaattgttaaaaaatgagCAAACAAGgaaatttattcaataacaaACGCGAAgacttcaaaaaatatttgaatgatttAGGTGTTATTGAAGCTTTGACCAATGTATTAGCAAACCTTTATAGATCGGAAATCCGACCGACAGATCCGTTGGATTACATTCGCACTCATATGACAGAAATTGTTAAGGAAAGAGAAGAACTGAAAATGCTTAAGGAaacctataatagtatgatCAGTCAAATTCAGGAAATGGAAGAAGAGAATATGCAACTAGCAAAAACAATTAAAGAGTTGGAAAACTATGGGGATGAGTTGAACAAATCCAAGTTGGAAGAAACTGATGACAATAACGTTGGAACAGAATGAAACCTACATGAATTTTTTGTTGGATAAATTgcagtaacat harbors:
- the LOC132942338 gene encoding c-Myc-binding protein homolog — encoded protein: MSKQGNLFNNKREDFKKYLNDLGVIEALTNVLANLYRSEIRPTDPLDYIRTHMTEIVKEREELKMLKETYNSMISQIQEMEEENMQLAKTIKELENYGDELNKSKLEETDDNNVGTE